A genomic region of Arachis stenosperma cultivar V10309 chromosome 9, arast.V10309.gnm1.PFL2, whole genome shotgun sequence contains the following coding sequences:
- the LOC130947485 gene encoding uncharacterized protein LOC130947485, whose protein sequence is MVFAASGQETMAMGPERSKPLHNFMLPCLKWGSQRHLRCMKVPSADAAGDHRSPPPLTPRKRQFDASVSTDVARGSEKRIRVAAAAAAAASKHSPLRSGIHADDDGIDAVREKLMLDLKTEADRMKDAILRKEAVAVAADNDDVDVVVERRAREFAPTAVDTAAAAVTVAEMRPWNLRTRRAAYKDPAVGSGESGKGQLRIEEKMPYSSPSRNTGGGIIGGGTVVMSPKLKASPEKKMEKVKFSLPLARKEIEDDFMVLVGHRPPRRPKKRPRIIQRQLDSLFPGLWLSEVTADSYKVPEEEAAKR, encoded by the exons ATGGTGTTTGCGGCTTCTGGACAAGAGACTATGGCCATGGGACCCGAGAGGTCCAAGCCTCTTCACAATTTCATGTTGCCGTGCTTGAAGTGGGGGAGTCAGCGCCACCTACGCTGCATGAAGGTGCCTTCCGCCGACGCTGCCGGAGATCACCGATCTCCGCCGCCGCTCACGCCGAGGAAGAGGCAATTCGATGCGTCGGTCAGCACCGACGTCGCGAGAGGTTCTGAGAAGAGGATACGGGTGGCGGCGGCGGCGGCAGCGGCAGCGTCGAAGCATTCCCCGTTGCGGTCGGGGATTCACGCCGACGACGATGGGATCGATGCGGTGAGGGAGAAGCTGATGCTTGATCTGAAGACTGAGGCTGATAGGATGAAAGATGCGATTTTGAGGAAGGAGGCGGTGGCGGTGGCTGCGGATAACGACGATGTCGACGTAGTGGTGGAGCGAAGAGCGCGGGAATTCGCGCCGACGGCAGTGGATACTGCGGCGGCGGCGGTGACGGTGGCTGAAATGAGGCCGTGGAATCTGCGAACGAGAAGGGCCGCATATAAGGATCCGGCGGTTGGCTCCGGCGAGAGTGGGAAGGGACAGCTTAGGATTGAGGAGAAGATGCCGTATTCGTCTCCGTCGAGGAATACCGGCGGCGGAATCATCGGCGGCGGCACCGTCGTGATGTCCCCGAAATTGAAGGCAAGTCCGGAGAAGAAGATGGAAAAGGTGAAATTTTCGTTGCCGCTGGCGAGGAAGGAGATTGAAGACGATTTCATGGTGTTGGTGGGTCACCGGCCTCCGAGGAGGCCCAAGAAGAGGCCCAGAATTATTCAGAGGCAACTGGAT AGCCTCTTCCCTGGGCTGTGGTTGTCCGAAGTTACAGCTGATTCATACAAAGTTCCTGAAGAGGAGGCTGCCAAG AGGTAG